The region AATTTTCTGGAACCGCTTTCCCACGGTGTAACACCGGTCATCGGACCCTACTGGTCAAACTTCACATGGGTGGGCGAAGAAATTTTTGAAAGGAAACTGGCCCGTCAGGAAAAGGATTGGGAAGGCGTATTGCAAACTCTTCTCGATATAAGCAAACGAGCCTTCAAGCCTGAAAAGGTTAAAAAAGATTTTGAAAAATACCTTGCAGAAATGCGCGGCGGGACTGAAGCCGCGTGTGAAGCAATTAAGAGAAATATTTAGATTTACCGCCGGTGGACCCTCAGGGACCATGGAAACGTTCATTAAACTTCGCCATATAGCTTTGCCAGACTACCACTGTCTAACCAAAGCGGCAAAGGGCTACTAAAAAAGTTTTGGGCTTTAAAACCTTTTTAGAAGGATTTAAGCCGCCAAAGGCAAAACCGGATAAACAAAAGCGTGAAGCGCACCAAACAGGTTTTTAAATAAATGAGTATAAGTTACGGATGCTACGGCATTATTCCGGCCCGTTATGAATCGAGCCGTTTTCCAGGTAAGCCCTTAGCGGATATCTGCGGCAAGCCTATGTTCTGGCATGTCTGGAACCGTGCCTCCAAATGCCCGGAAATGGATAAGGTAGTCCTTGCCACTGATAGTGAGATAATCCTCGAAGCGGCAGAAAGACACGGAGTACCGGCGGTAATGACCGCAACGGACCATACAAGTGGAACCGACCGTGTTCTTGAGGCGGCCCGCAAATTAAACCTTCCTGCTGATTCCGTGGTGGTTAATATTCAGGGCGATGAACCCTGTCTGGAGCCGGCGATGATTTCGGAACTGGTTTCTCCATTTGCCAAAGACGGGGTGCTGGTAACCACCCTGGCCTCGCCCATCGGCGCGGAAGAAGCACTAAGTCCGGATCGGGTAAAAGTAGCACTTGCAAAAGATGGCCGGGCGTTATACTTTTCTCGCTCACCAATTCCATTTTCCCATCAGGGCGACGGGGATTACCTTCTACATATCGGCCTTTACGGCTTCCGCATGGAAGCCCTTGAAACCTTTGCCGGCACGGAAGCTTCGCCTCTTGAAAAGAGAGAGAGGCTGGAACAGCTCCGACTGCTGGAAAACGGAATACCCATCCATGTCACCATTACCGAACACTCCTGTCACGGAGTGGACCGTCCCGAGGACTTGGATACAGCCATTAAGATTCTTGAGAGGGAGAAAATATGAAAGCCATACTGGCACTTGAAGACGGCACATACTTTGAAGGAACTTCCTTTACCGGCCCCGGTGAATGCGGCGGCGAAGCCATCTTCAATACCGGCATGACCGGATATCAGGAAGTCCTTACCGACCCCTCCTACACCGGACAGATGGTATGCATGACCTATCCGCTAATCGGCAACTACGGTATCACCAAAGAAGACATCGAATCCGCAAAAATCCATGTTGCCGCTTTCATCGTTAAGGAATGCTGCAAGCATCCATCAAACTGGCGCTCTGTGATGTCTTTGCCTGACTACCTCATAGAGGCTGGAGTCATGGGCATTGAAGGCATTGATACTCGCGCTCTTACCCGCCATCTGCGCCTGAACGGCGCCATGCGCGGCATTATTTCCACCGAAGAACTCGATCCCGCAAAGCTGACCGAGAAGGCTAAAAAACTGCCTACAATGGAAGGCCAGAACCTTGCTGATAAAGTGACTTCCGAAGGCTGCTACACATGGCAGGACGGTAAGCCGGTTCCGGTTGAAGTTCTCACTGGTTATAACTGGAGTACCCAGAAACCACATCTGGTGCTCATCGATTACGGTCTGAAATGGAACATTCTGCGTTTACTGGATGAGCAGGGATTTGAAGTGCTCTGTGTGCCATCCCACTACAGTGAGGAGCAGGTTCGTGCTCTTGAGCCGGATGCAATCTTCCTTTCCAACGGCCCCGGTGACCCGGCAGTGCTTGACCATGCTGTGGCAAGTGCCAAATCCTACTGCGAAGATCTACCCGTGGCAGGGATCTGCCTTGGACATCAGATTCTCGGACAGGCACTTGGCGGAAAAGCCTTTAAGCTGAAATTCGGTCATCATGGCTGCAACCATCCGGTAATGGACATGGAAAGTGAAAAAATTGAGATTTCTTCACAAAATCACGGTTTTTGCGTTGACATTTCTGACTGTTCCGATCTTAAAGTTACACATAAAAATCTTAATGACGAAACTTTGGAAGGCTTTGCCCATAAGACCAAACCTATCATTGCCATCCAGTTTCACCCGGAAGCAGCTCCCGGTCCGCACGACAGCTGCTACTTCTTCGCTAGATTCCGTAATCTTGTAAAAGAAGCAACCGGTAAATAAAAAGCGCTAAATACGTCGGAGACGAATATGTCCGGTGAATTGACTAACGCCAGAAAAAAGCTGGCAACCGTCCCTTCCCTGCTTAAGCAGCAAAAAGCGATGGCAGCAGTACAGTCAGCCTATGACGCGGTGCTGGTCATGCTCAAAGGCGGCTTGATGAAAGCCGAGCGAGAAGAATTTCAGGAGCTGGTAGACAGCACTGTTCACATTCTGAACAGTGATAAAAAGCTCAGGGAAGATTACCCGCTCATCATCAACTACACTCCCGGCGAGGAGAAAGCACTCCTTGAAACACTGCGCGAGATTCTGCAGGAATTGCAAAAGAATGTCAGTGCGGGTGCGCAGGAACTCCTCAAAGCAATGGAGAAGCGCAAAAGAGAGCAACTGGAAAAAGGTCAGGCCCTGATCGAAGAGGACAAAGTTTCTGAAGCCCAGAAACTCTACAATGCCTTAATCAGGGAATTCAAGGATGACACAGAACTTCGCGCTGAAATTGCAGATAAATTCATCAAGGCCGGACTTTATAATGAAGCCCTTGATTACCTTGAAGATGCATTAAAAAACGATCCTAATGCGATCTTTCTTTACAACCGCATCGGAATTGTACTGCGCAAGATGAAAGATTTTGAAGCTGCTGAAAAATATTACCTCAGGGCCCTCAAAATCAATAACAAAGATGAATACCTCTACTTCAATACCGGCCGTCTTTACTACGACTGGAAGAAGTGGGAGAGAATGGCAAAAGCGGCAGAAAAAGCCCTCGCCATCAATCCTAACTTTGCTGAAGCAGAGAAGATGCTTAAGTTCGCCCAGAAAAAAATCGGCTAGAAAATTTATCCGGAGATTATCCGGCCTTTTCATACACTGATCAGGACGCAACCGGCATTCGGTTCAGCATTTACTAATAAAATCAATTATCAAGGAGGACTGTTTTTTCAGTTCTCCTTTTTTAATAAGAATGGATATGAAATATATTTTACTTGACCGTGACGGAACCATTATCCGCGACAAGCACTACCTGAGCGACCCTGAGGGAGTGGAACTTTTTCCCAATACCGCAGAGGGACTTAAAGCCATGCAGGATGCCGGGTACGGTTTGATAGTGACCACAAATCAATCCGGAATCGGGCGTAACTACTACGCCAAGTCGGACATGGAATCCGTAAACAGGCGTATGTCGGAACTTCTGGCTGAATACGGCATTGAATTCAAGGCCATCTACTTCTGCCCGCATGCACCGGAACAGAAATGCGATTGCCGCAAACCGGCGCCAGGCATGTTTGATCAGGCCATCGCCGAATTCGGCATGAACCCCGAAGAATGCTTTGTTATCGGCGATAAGCTCTGTGATGTGGAGCTGGGCTTGGCCCGCAAGGCCGGGTCTATTCTGGTGCGGACCGGAAAAGGTCTTAAGGAAGAACAAAAATGCATCGGTAAAGCAGACTACATCGCTGACGACCTGCTGGATGCGGCAAATTACATAATAGGCTTAACTGATGAATAAAGTTCTTACCTTGAAACAATTTCAGGATCTTGCACTGGAAATGATATACCTCGAACCGCATGTGGAAGTGACTGCGGAAAATTTTCATATGGGTGATGAAGAAAGAGGCATTGAAAAGACTGCCGAAGTCTACGGATTTTCGCGCCACAGCAAACCGGGCTACGAAATTATTTTCGACTGGGTGGCGAAAGGCAATCTCGACGGTTTCCTTATCGATATGTTCGATTTCACCATAGAGACGTATAAAAAAGGCGACTTCTGCCCTATATTCAAAGGTGCAGTGGTGCTGGATGATTACAAAGAACCTTTTGAAGGCCATGAAATTGCTCAGAAAATCATGGAACTGATAAAACCGGAACAATGGACAAGGTGGATTATAGAATACCTGCCTGAGCCGCGCATGCTTGTAAATCCGGAAGACTGATTCCATTTTGCAAAATCATCTAAAAGGTCCACCCTGTAAACACAGGGTGGACCTTATTTTTCCGGGGTTATTTCAATTTCTGGGCTGAAACAAGCAGAATACCTTTACTTGAGTCGCTCCATGTCCTGCTAAAATTACCGAACCCGCAATCGCGCAAATTGTTTTCCAAAATATCCGGTTCTATAAAATGGGAGAAATATCCCGAAAAGGTAGTGATAACCTCTAAAGATGCCATTGTCTGGGGAGGCAGTCGACTTTCTGTCTTGGCATAATGGTTGGCGCAAAACCAGCCTCCGGGACGAATAGATTTAGCGATCTTATCCAGCAGGGGCTTAATATTTCCCCGGCAGGCATAAAGGACATGTGAAACAAAAAATAAATCAAAATCCATTTGCGGCAACTCATCTTTGTGCATATCAAGTCCGACCGTGTTCACTCTCTTCCCGTATCCCATATTCCTGCACCGTTCCTCTGCAAGAGGGACTACATGAGGCTGGTCCATAAGTATCCCGTTCATCTTGGGATTTCGTTCCAACAACGCCATCGTATAGTTCCCGTGATTTCCTCCCAGATCACCCATAAGCCGAAAATCACCAAATCCAGGCAAAGAACTGATGGCGGAGACAGTCTCATGCATACCGCTGCTCAAAGCCTCCTGCGCAGTGCCTTCCATGACTTCGACAGCGGACCAATTGCTATCATTCTCATCTCTTTTGCTCTTTTTGCCGCGCAGCAGATTTCCCATGTCATGGTTCACAGCAGTACAAAAACCCATGACCAATTCTATCGACAATCCTTGATATAAGGGCGAAGTGCTTACAAGATATTCAGAGGCAACAGGAGTATTGGAAATAATATTGTGCCGTTTTTGCACCAGATTACACGACTCTAATAAATCCAAAATAGACCCGAGCATTAATTCATCAAACTCAAAGAACTCAGCCAGTTCGCTTTTACTGCGCGGCTTTACCTCAAGCGCATCGAAAAGCTTAAATTTTACGGCCTCCATTATGACCTGTGCTGTCACTCCGCGCATGATCATACTGCGTACCGGCGCAAAATCCTGTTCAGGTATGGGGTAATTCATGTAACCTCCGAATAGTGTTTAGATGCTAAACACTATTGTTAAAAAAATTATTTTAGATAGTTATCCATCCACTCATTCATTTTACTACAGATCTCGTCAAACATTTGCAGCTCCTCCTGTGACATCGCACGTAAATAATCAATAAACTCACTGTCGTGGTTTAAATGAAAATCATAATGATTGTCGCTGGCTTTTTTTCCGGCCCCGGTCAATTTCAATATAACCTTAGCCCCGTTTTCAGGATCTGGCTCTTTAACTATCAACCCTTTTTTAACTAATTTGCTAACCAACTGCGAAATGGCTCCCTTAGTGACACCAGACTCCTGGGCCAGTGCGGTCACACCGCATCCTCCCAGCCGGTCTATAGCAGCAAGGGTATGAATTTCAGACGGATATAAATCTAATCCGATTCCAAAATCAAAAGCGCGCTTCTCCACCATATTATACTTAGCAAGTACTCTGCCCATCTCCTGCATATGAGGAATTACTTCGTTTACCTTTCTCATAGTCTTAGTGTTTAGATGCTAAACAGTTTTGTGTCAATCCCATTTTACAAATATTTGGACTGTTGCTACATATAGTAAATGGAAAAAAGAACTATTTTGCCGGGTAAAACTTACCTAATCTTATTTTGCATATTGCTAATTACCATATTCGGCACAGTTGCTACCGCTTCTGCTTCTGCCACTCCAGCCCGTTTTCCTATTACCGATCCTTACAAAGCCACTATTTTTGGCACTCCGCCGGAACTAAGACACAAGCTCAAAAAACCGATCATCCCGGAAGAATGTGAAATTGAAATAGATGAACGCAGAATTCCGGACATTTTCTGGTACAGTGAAACATATTACTATTCCACGGCAATGCAGGAAAAAGAAGCTCCGCTCCTGTTTATCATCGCCGGGACAGGATCGGAACATGATTCCACAAAAATGCGTTTCCTTACCCAGCTTTTTTACGAGGCCGGCTACCATGTAGTCGCCCTCTCATCACCCACACATATGAACCCCGTGGTCAGTTTTTCAAAATACGCCGCCCCCGGTTACGTGCCTTATGATGTGGAAGACCTCTACCGGGCCATGAAGTGGATTAAAGCCGACCTTGCAAAAGGATACAAAATCCGAAACTACAGCATCACCGGATACAGCCTTGGAGCCATGCATTCTGCCTTTCTTGCAAAGCTGGACTCAGAACGCAAAGAGTTCAATTTTCAGCGGGTGCTGATGCTGAATCCCCCGGTGAGCCTTTATTCTTCAGCACTTAGATTTGATTCATGGCTTAGCCCGGAAAACCTCGGGGATAAAACTCCACGCGAAGTCATCGATAATCTCATTGAAGCTTTTTCGGAAATCTATGTTCAGTCCGACATTGTCGACCTTGATGACAACTTCCTTTATGCCCTTTCACAGCACACTAATTTTTCAAACATGGACATGAAGGCCATCATTGCCGTTGCATTCAGAATGTCTTCATCAAGTATGATTTTCAGCTCCGATGTATGCCTCAATGCCGGATACATCGTCCCGGTGAATAAACATCTGTCCATAGGCGATAATCTTATGCCCTACCTCCGAGTTGCCGCGGCTGTTTCCTTTGAAGATTATGTGGATGAATTTCTGCTGCCCTACCTGCAGTTCCTGAAACCGGGAACAACCAAGGGAGATCTGGTAAAAAATTGCGATCTGGGCAGCATTAAGGACTTCCTCAGTAAGTCAGATAATATTTTTGTTCTCGGCAATGAAGATGACATCATTTTGAATGACGCCGATCTGAAATTCATAAAAGAGACCTTTGGTGACCGTGCTTTTCTTTTTCCGCATGGAGGTCACTGCGGTAATATGATGTTTGAACCGTATGACCGCAAAGCTCTGGAGCTGATTCAATGATTAAAAAAATATTCAGCTTCATCCTGCTCTCCCTGTTGCTTCAGGGTTGCGCAACAATCATAAAAGAAGACCCTTCGCTGACCCTGAAACCACAGGGATTCATCGCCCCGGTCTCCCATGCCCCGCGTGCGGGCAAACCGCATAGCAAGCAAGCCGACCTTGAGTTTCTGGAAGTACATGACCCGTGGGACGCCATGAACCGGCACATCTATTCGTTTAACGCCCGTTTTGACCGGGCCGTATATCTTCCGGCAGTAAACGTTTACACCACAGTGCTGCCTCTGCCGGTCCGTGAAGGAGTGACCAACGCGGTCAATAACCTGAACGAAGTAAAATCCTTTACCAACGGAATTCTGCAATTCAATGGGGATAAAACCTCGAGAGCCTTTTCTCGCTTCCTGATCAACTCCTCAGTAGGACTTCTGGGTATATTTGATGTGGCATCCATGTGGGATTTAAAAAGCATGGAGACAGGATTCGCCGATACTCTGGGTGTTTGGGGACTGCCCCCCGGACCATATGTAGTTCTCCCCCTTCTGGGCCCATCCAGTGTACGCGATTCCGGCGGTGCTCTGGGTGATTTCGCCCTGCTGTGGTACGAAATGAACTGGGTTTACGACCTTGCCGGAGTAGACGAAGGACGAACAGCCATCGGTATTGGAGAATCCACCATACGCGGGTTGAGCCTGCGCGCCAACGTACCTTTCCGCTACTACCAGACCGGTTCGCCCTTTGAGTATGATCTGGTCCGTTTCCTCTACAGCAAAAAACGCGAGCTTGATATGATACGCGAAAAATCAGGAACTCCTGATCCCGGACGCCCGTACATGAAGAAAGATTTCGATACCCTCCGCAAGAACAGGGAACAGGAAAGAACCGACTAACAACTAGTTCAGCCGGCTGAAACGGACACGGTATTCACGAGGGCTCACTCCGGTCATACTCTTGAATAAACGGCGGAATGATGAGGGGTTATCATAACCGACCAGAGCTGTTATCTCTTCCACTCCCTTGGAACTGACCTCAAGCAGATGACGCGCAGCTTCGATGCGTAATTGCTGCAAATAATTATTCGGAGTCATGCCCGTAGATTTTTTGAAACGGCGCATTAAAGTCCGTTCACCAAGCCCCGCTTTCTCAGCGAGGACCGCAACAGTTACCGCAAGAGAGTAATTATCCTGCATCCATTCCTGTACCCGCAGAATTTCCTTATCTACCAACCCGCTCTTCGCAGCTTTACTATCAAACATGAAATATGGAGTCTGCACATCACGAGTGGAATCCATAACCAGAACTTTCGCACAGCCGGCTGCAACTTCCCGGCCCATAAATCTTGCCACAATATGCAGGGCCAGATCCTGCCATGCCATGGCCCCTCCGGCACATATATAATTTCCCCCGTCTATGAGCATCCGCCGGGGCTGGAGATCCACATTCGCAAAGCGGGACGAAAAATCAGACGCCAGTTTCCAATGCGTGGTAGCGGGACGACCTTCCAGTATTCCCGCACGGGCCATGAGAAATGATCCGGCACACGCCGAGGCGAGAATCGTTCCCTGCCTCTCCAGTTCCGCGAGACGATCCATAAGCGCTTTGTTATCAAGCAATGCGTCTATTTTACCAAATACCGGGGGAAGGACCAGAATATCTGGTTGAAGATCGAGAATACTACCGCCAACATACACAGGGATTCCCAAGTACCCGCTGACTCTATTCCCGTCCGGGCTTAGAATATCCAGACCGCTGAATTCATTTTTCCCACCGGACTCATGCTTCAGTGAATTGGCGATGCTGAAAATCTCCAGAACACCGCTAACTCCGCTGACCAGACAATCATCATAAGCTAAAACTGCAACACTTTTCATGGACACATTGTCATTTTCAGCACTGTTATTGTCAATACTGACACTTATTTTTTTACGGATTTCTGTCAGAATTGAATCAACAGAAACAAAAATATTTAATACGGAGGACAGAAATGACGAAAAAAGCACTTATAATCATCGATATACAGAACGACTATTTTCCTGGTGGCAGATTTCCTCTTGAAGGCAGTGAACAAGCGGGGGAAAATGCGGCAAGGGTTCTCGACTACTTCAGACAAAACGGCCTGCCGGTAATCCATATTAGGCACATTTCAACAAAGGAAGGAGCTGCTTTCTTCCTTCCGGGAACCGAGGGAGCGGAAATCCACCAATGCGTTAAACCTCTGGAGGATGAAACTGTTGTACTTAAGAATTTCCCTAACAGCTTCCGGGAAACCGTGCTTGAGGATGAACTCAAGAAATTGGGCGTGCAGGAGCTGGTTATCTGTGGAATGATGAGCAACATGTGCGTGGACGCCACCACCCGCGCAGCAGTGGATATGGGCTATCAATGCACAGTAGTTCACGATGCCTGCTGCGGAGCCGCCCTTGAGTTCAACGGAGTTAAGTCCGAAGCGGCAGAAGTCCATGCGGGGTTCATGGCTTCACTTGGAATGACCTATGCTTCTATGGTGAGCGCGCAGGAACTGACCGCCTAACGCACGTTCTGAACTCGAAGATAGAGTACCAGCCCCAGCATGGTCATAGCTATACCGGACCAGCCGAGTATGCCGGGCAATGTTCCATGCAGGAGGATAACTTCCCCGGCCAGCGAAAAAAGAACTTCCATGGACTGGGTGCAATCAGCCGCGGCCAGTTCTGCCGCTGTCCGCGCCTTGTGCCGGGCGTAAAGAAACAGGCTGGTCGCGGCAATACCTGAAAACATAGCAACCAAAGCGGTGTTAAAAATCTGCTCGGTCTGAGGCATCGGCGGATGACTTATAAGAATCAGCCCGGCCCATAGGGGGATAGACCCCAAAGTCAGAAGCAGCACTCTGCAAAAGGGGTCATCCATGGTCGGATCGTCCAAAGAAGGAATCAGGCTGCTGCCGCCGTTTCGGGCTTCCCAGACCAGCTGATTACCGAAGGGATAAGCAAAAGCGGCGACAAAGACAGGAATTGCGCCCAGTAGAACCGCACTCAAGGAGCTTGATTCCATGCGCTCAATATTTATCAGCAACACTCCGGCGAAGATGATCAGAGTTAACAGAATGGCCCTTAGCGGAACCCTTTTCCCGAATCCCAGCAGAACCAGCGGTGTAGCCAGAATCGTGGTCTGCCATGTGGCGGCAACAACCCAGCCGGGCGAATATGAAGCACTGAAAGTTATCAGGGCATAAAAAACACCGAACCCGACTCCCCCCGCCAGAGTCCAGAATTTCCAATGTTTCAGGTAGAGTCTGATGGATCGCAGCAGCAAGTCACGGCGGAACAGCCCAAGGCCTACAAATAAAAATACCAGCATCCAGAAATAACGCAGGCTGGCTGACCAAACCCAGTGCCCGCCATCTAGACTCATGGCTCTGTTAAGAACAAAAGTGGTACTGAAAAACAGAGCCGCAAGAACACCGGTCAAAATAATCTTCATCAAAAATCTCCGTAAATCAAATTCTACATATCGCCTTTAATAATCATGTCCGAAAGCTTCATCAAATCGCCTGAGCTTGGAATCATACCCCGCTGGAAGGAAGGGGCGTGGGCACGGCCCCGAAAATAATCCTCGGCCCACTTAACTACCGCCGGATTAAAGAATCCCGGATTATTTAAAACAATGTATGCCTTGGCTGCACCATCATCTTTTTCAGCCTGACGGGAAAAATTTGATTCATGAATATGATGAACGTAAAGAGGTCGCGCAATATGTTTGAACTTTCCACCGGCAAGCAGGCACTGCACCCAGTAGTCCCAATCTTCATACGCTGTATTCTCCCGGTAACGAATTCCCGCCTCCCAAAGTTCACGTCGGTATATTGCGCAGGGGGTCACGGTATTCTGAGTTCGCAGCTGCATGGGCTTAAAATCAGGCAGGACGCGGGCAAATGACTTTTCAGGGGTTGTTTCGATGTAATCCGAATAAACGACAGAAATGCGCGGGTCTGATTCCAGCGAATCAACACACGTCTCCAGAAATTCGGGCATTAATTCATCGTCAGGGTCAAAACTGAGCAGATACTTACCTACGGCCCGGCTCAAACCGTAATTACGTACCGGTCCGGGCCTGCCGCGTCTTGGCGGTGAAAAAACTTCAAATCTGCCGCACGAGATTTTATCCGCCCACTTAGCAGCCTGCTCAAGTGAATCATCACTGCTTCCGTCATCGATAAAAAGAATCTCCACATCAGCAAGGGCCATGGTCTGTCCTGCCAGAGAGCTGAAAAAACGGTCGGCAAAACGTCCGTAATTATAGTTGGGTATGACAATGGAAAGCAGGCTCATGAAAAGGGATTACACCACACTGTAGTAAATACGCAA is a window of Maridesulfovibrio sp. DNA encoding:
- the kdsB gene encoding 3-deoxy-manno-octulosonate cytidylyltransferase, whose translation is MSISYGCYGIIPARYESSRFPGKPLADICGKPMFWHVWNRASKCPEMDKVVLATDSEIILEAAERHGVPAVMTATDHTSGTDRVLEAARKLNLPADSVVVNIQGDEPCLEPAMISELVSPFAKDGVLVTTLASPIGAEEALSPDRVKVALAKDGRALYFSRSPIPFSHQGDGDYLLHIGLYGFRMEALETFAGTEASPLEKRERLEQLRLLENGIPIHVTITEHSCHGVDRPEDLDTAIKILEREKI
- the carA gene encoding glutamine-hydrolyzing carbamoyl-phosphate synthase small subunit, with product MKAILALEDGTYFEGTSFTGPGECGGEAIFNTGMTGYQEVLTDPSYTGQMVCMTYPLIGNYGITKEDIESAKIHVAAFIVKECCKHPSNWRSVMSLPDYLIEAGVMGIEGIDTRALTRHLRLNGAMRGIISTEELDPAKLTEKAKKLPTMEGQNLADKVTSEGCYTWQDGKPVPVEVLTGYNWSTQKPHLVLIDYGLKWNILRLLDEQGFEVLCVPSHYSEEQVRALEPDAIFLSNGPGDPAVLDHAVASAKSYCEDLPVAGICLGHQILGQALGGKAFKLKFGHHGCNHPVMDMESEKIEISSQNHGFCVDISDCSDLKVTHKNLNDETLEGFAHKTKPIIAIQFHPEAAPGPHDSCYFFARFRNLVKEATGK
- a CDS encoding tetratricopeptide repeat protein; this encodes MSGELTNARKKLATVPSLLKQQKAMAAVQSAYDAVLVMLKGGLMKAEREEFQELVDSTVHILNSDKKLREDYPLIINYTPGEEKALLETLREILQELQKNVSAGAQELLKAMEKRKREQLEKGQALIEEDKVSEAQKLYNALIREFKDDTELRAEIADKFIKAGLYNEALDYLEDALKNDPNAIFLYNRIGIVLRKMKDFEAAEKYYLRALKINNKDEYLYFNTGRLYYDWKKWERMAKAAEKALAINPNFAEAEKMLKFAQKKIG
- a CDS encoding HAD family hydrolase, giving the protein MDMKYILLDRDGTIIRDKHYLSDPEGVELFPNTAEGLKAMQDAGYGLIVTTNQSGIGRNYYAKSDMESVNRRMSELLAEYGIEFKAIYFCPHAPEQKCDCRKPAPGMFDQAIAEFGMNPEECFVIGDKLCDVELGLARKAGSILVRTGKGLKEEQKCIGKADYIADDLLDAANYIIGLTDE
- a CDS encoding methyltransferase — its product is MNYPIPEQDFAPVRSMIMRGVTAQVIMEAVKFKLFDALEVKPRSKSELAEFFEFDELMLGSILDLLESCNLVQKRHNIISNTPVASEYLVSTSPLYQGLSIELVMGFCTAVNHDMGNLLRGKKSKRDENDSNWSAVEVMEGTAQEALSSGMHETVSAISSLPGFGDFRLMGDLGGNHGNYTMALLERNPKMNGILMDQPHVVPLAEERCRNMGYGKRVNTVGLDMHKDELPQMDFDLFFVSHVLYACRGNIKPLLDKIAKSIRPGGWFCANHYAKTESRLPPQTMASLEVITTFSGYFSHFIEPDILENNLRDCGFGNFSRTWSDSSKGILLVSAQKLK
- a CDS encoding MarR family winged helix-turn-helix transcriptional regulator, with the protein product MRKVNEVIPHMQEMGRVLAKYNMVEKRAFDFGIGLDLYPSEIHTLAAIDRLGGCGVTALAQESGVTKGAISQLVSKLVKKGLIVKEPDPENGAKVILKLTGAGKKASDNHYDFHLNHDSEFIDYLRAMSQEELQMFDEICSKMNEWMDNYLK
- a CDS encoding alpha/beta hydrolase, coding for MLITIFGTVATASASATPARFPITDPYKATIFGTPPELRHKLKKPIIPEECEIEIDERRIPDIFWYSETYYYSTAMQEKEAPLLFIIAGTGSEHDSTKMRFLTQLFYEAGYHVVALSSPTHMNPVVSFSKYAAPGYVPYDVEDLYRAMKWIKADLAKGYKIRNYSITGYSLGAMHSAFLAKLDSERKEFNFQRVLMLNPPVSLYSSALRFDSWLSPENLGDKTPREVIDNLIEAFSEIYVQSDIVDLDDNFLYALSQHTNFSNMDMKAIIAVAFRMSSSSMIFSSDVCLNAGYIVPVNKHLSIGDNLMPYLRVAAAVSFEDYVDEFLLPYLQFLKPGTTKGDLVKNCDLGSIKDFLSKSDNIFVLGNEDDIILNDADLKFIKETFGDRAFLFPHGGHCGNMMFEPYDRKALELIQ
- a CDS encoding VacJ family lipoprotein; this encodes MIKKIFSFILLSLLLQGCATIIKEDPSLTLKPQGFIAPVSHAPRAGKPHSKQADLEFLEVHDPWDAMNRHIYSFNARFDRAVYLPAVNVYTTVLPLPVREGVTNAVNNLNEVKSFTNGILQFNGDKTSRAFSRFLINSSVGLLGIFDVASMWDLKSMETGFADTLGVWGLPPGPYVVLPLLGPSSVRDSGGALGDFALLWYEMNWVYDLAGVDEGRTAIGIGESTIRGLSLRANVPFRYYQTGSPFEYDLVRFLYSKKRELDMIREKSGTPDPGRPYMKKDFDTLRKNREQERTD
- a CDS encoding helix-turn-helix domain-containing protein, with product MKSVAVLAYDDCLVSGVSGVLEIFSIANSLKHESGGKNEFSGLDILSPDGNRVSGYLGIPVYVGGSILDLQPDILVLPPVFGKIDALLDNKALMDRLAELERQGTILASACAGSFLMARAGILEGRPATTHWKLASDFSSRFANVDLQPRRMLIDGGNYICAGGAMAWQDLALHIVARFMGREVAAGCAKVLVMDSTRDVQTPYFMFDSKAAKSGLVDKEILRVQEWMQDNYSLAVTVAVLAEKAGLGERTLMRRFKKSTGMTPNNYLQQLRIEAARHLLEVSSKGVEEITALVGYDNPSSFRRLFKSMTGVSPREYRVRFSRLN
- a CDS encoding cysteine hydrolase family protein, with the protein product MTKKALIIIDIQNDYFPGGRFPLEGSEQAGENAARVLDYFRQNGLPVIHIRHISTKEGAAFFLPGTEGAEIHQCVKPLEDETVVLKNFPNSFRETVLEDELKKLGVQELVICGMMSNMCVDATTRAAVDMGYQCTVVHDACCGAALEFNGVKSEAAEVHAGFMASLGMTYASMVSAQELTA
- a CDS encoding multidrug resistance efflux transporter family protein, yielding MKIILTGVLAALFFSTTFVLNRAMSLDGGHWVWSASLRYFWMLVFLFVGLGLFRRDLLLRSIRLYLKHWKFWTLAGGVGFGVFYALITFSASYSPGWVVAATWQTTILATPLVLLGFGKRVPLRAILLTLIIFAGVLLINIERMESSSLSAVLLGAIPVFVAAFAYPFGNQLVWEARNGGSSLIPSLDDPTMDDPFCRVLLLTLGSIPLWAGLILISHPPMPQTEQIFNTALVAMFSGIAATSLFLYARHKARTAAELAAADCTQSMEVLFSLAGEVILLHGTLPGILGWSGIAMTMLGLVLYLRVQNVR
- a CDS encoding glycosyltransferase family 2 protein, translating into MSLLSIVIPNYNYGRFADRFFSSLAGQTMALADVEILFIDDGSSDDSLEQAAKWADKISCGRFEVFSPPRRGRPGPVRNYGLSRAVGKYLLSFDPDDELMPEFLETCVDSLESDPRISVVYSDYIETTPEKSFARVLPDFKPMQLRTQNTVTPCAIYRRELWEAGIRYRENTAYEDWDYWVQCLLAGGKFKHIARPLYVHHIHESNFSRQAEKDDGAAKAYIVLNNPGFFNPAVVKWAEDYFRGRAHAPSFQRGMIPSSGDLMKLSDMIIKGDM